From Sphingomonas hengshuiensis, one genomic window encodes:
- a CDS encoding sensor histidine kinase: protein MASRHDHAAAIETTAMHEMLADRPPRVYPVRRRSFEGWSGMRSYARMAMLAIVAWASLTAAAPSLPVMPGYKRTSFTVEEGAPSSVTSIAQTTDGFLWIGTAQGLWRFDGVRFERMPALEKTGGSGVRTLLDTRRGELWIGYGFGGLARSRGGRVLPASPGEAPRRWTDSLSEAPDGAIWAVSSGSLYRHAGERWIRRTYPELGQPIQALAARDGSVWACLRNDDTHRLIRIDPVTFAPTLVAQLDEVCALSRDSGAGVLVGDRKQIRRFEAGRPTGRTVALLPEGLPDPAIGVGRNGDAWVASLSRRIFKFTLPGSAPRAASEAAVFESAPGDAHYATAPFQDREGNWWVGTDRGIDRFHPVDVVHNSAVDTQLRAVGPTESRAYQVFADGRKTIFLRVDRRFFRIAGDGKAVPLATASLGPDDIACAARDAGLWVRTAPDGVRLFGGERPRSVRIPPADRPLATSSRCFEDRDGRLWLGMPSHGLIRYDRNDRNPQAMAFDDRPNAFPYMVAQGRNGVITYIGYGYTAAFDGRRFRTLIGYERNPFTFIGAILQRPDGLLIGGESGLGILRDGRIRMVPAGENGVFGDVSGLVQNAAGETWLQSQAGLVRVPSADLSARIEGRSGAFKPRIFDQDDGVIGLSSVRGFTDLVEAVDGRLWFANRTGIYSLDPRRIARNALPPPVLIRAIAVDGRPITPAPSLDLPAGTRSLQIDFTATSLGVPRRVSFRYRLAGVDAGWVDPGARRQAIYTGLGPGRYRFQVIASNDDGVWNPTGAILEIVIPPTFIESRRFILLCVVAALAIGWLVYALRIRRLNQRFDALLRERLNERERIARDLHDTLLQGLQGLMLRFQAVANRLPADNTLRGAVDDALDRAEAVIVEGRNKVRDLRSETSDLPLERRISEMLEAAAQDSAVRTTLTVEGTTRPLSRRAAGEASAIAAEALRNAHRHAAAQHVEVVVTYGLAALTLTIRDDGRGIDPDEVAAKRRDGHFGLIGMEERAVRAGGTLRISTRRGRGTEIVLTIPALAAYGRGRTARTVATHEAD from the coding sequence ATGGCGTCGCGTCACGATCACGCCGCCGCGATCGAAACAACGGCGATGCACGAGATGCTGGCCGATCGTCCGCCGCGCGTATATCCCGTTCGGCGTCGGTCATTCGAGGGTTGGAGCGGGATGCGTTCGTACGCGCGGATGGCGATGCTGGCGATCGTCGCATGGGCGTCGCTGACCGCTGCCGCGCCGAGCTTGCCCGTGATGCCTGGATATAAGCGCACCAGCTTCACCGTTGAGGAAGGCGCCCCGAGCAGCGTCACTTCGATCGCCCAGACGACCGATGGCTTCCTGTGGATCGGGACCGCCCAGGGCCTGTGGCGCTTCGACGGGGTCCGTTTCGAGCGGATGCCGGCGCTGGAGAAGACCGGCGGCTCGGGCGTACGCACGCTGCTCGACACCCGACGGGGCGAGCTGTGGATCGGTTATGGCTTTGGCGGCCTCGCCCGCAGCAGAGGCGGCCGTGTGCTTCCTGCCTCTCCGGGCGAGGCGCCCAGGCGCTGGACCGACAGCCTGTCTGAAGCGCCCGACGGCGCAATCTGGGCGGTGAGTTCGGGCTCCCTGTATCGCCATGCCGGCGAACGCTGGATCAGGCGCACCTATCCCGAACTTGGGCAGCCGATCCAGGCGCTTGCCGCGCGCGACGGCTCGGTCTGGGCTTGCCTTCGCAACGACGACACACACCGCCTGATACGCATTGATCCGGTCACCTTTGCGCCGACGCTTGTCGCCCAGCTGGACGAGGTCTGCGCGCTTAGCCGCGATAGCGGGGCCGGCGTCCTGGTCGGGGATCGGAAGCAAATCCGCCGGTTCGAGGCGGGCCGTCCTACGGGCCGCACGGTCGCGCTTCTCCCAGAGGGCCTGCCGGATCCTGCAATCGGCGTCGGGCGGAATGGCGATGCTTGGGTGGCAAGCCTTTCACGCCGGATCTTCAAATTTACCTTGCCCGGCAGCGCCCCGAGAGCCGCAAGTGAGGCGGCGGTTTTCGAGAGTGCGCCCGGCGATGCCCATTATGCCACTGCGCCGTTCCAGGACCGCGAGGGCAATTGGTGGGTAGGCACCGATCGCGGGATCGACCGCTTCCACCCGGTGGACGTGGTCCATAACAGCGCGGTCGACACGCAATTGCGGGCAGTCGGTCCTACAGAGTCGCGAGCGTACCAGGTCTTTGCCGATGGGCGCAAAACCATATTCCTGCGGGTCGATCGCCGCTTTTTCCGAATCGCTGGCGATGGCAAGGCTGTGCCGCTGGCGACCGCAAGCCTGGGTCCGGACGATATCGCCTGCGCGGCGCGGGACGCGGGGTTGTGGGTCCGCACGGCGCCCGATGGGGTGCGTCTTTTCGGCGGCGAGCGCCCCCGAAGCGTTCGGATACCGCCGGCAGACCGACCGCTCGCAACCTCGTCGCGGTGTTTCGAGGATCGCGACGGGCGGCTGTGGCTGGGGATGCCGTCGCACGGCCTTATTCGATACGATCGGAACGATCGAAACCCGCAGGCGATGGCGTTCGACGATCGTCCGAATGCCTTTCCCTATATGGTGGCGCAGGGCCGCAACGGCGTGATCACCTATATTGGCTATGGCTATACCGCGGCGTTCGACGGACGCCGGTTCCGCACGCTGATCGGGTATGAGCGCAACCCGTTCACCTTTATCGGCGCGATCCTGCAGCGTCCCGACGGATTGCTGATTGGCGGCGAAAGCGGGCTGGGCATTCTGCGCGACGGTCGTATCCGGATGGTGCCGGCGGGGGAGAACGGCGTCTTCGGCGACGTATCGGGGCTGGTGCAGAACGCGGCGGGCGAGACCTGGCTGCAATCGCAGGCCGGGCTGGTGCGGGTGCCCTCCGCCGACTTGTCCGCGCGGATCGAGGGGCGGTCGGGCGCGTTCAAACCGCGCATCTTCGACCAGGATGACGGAGTGATCGGCCTTAGCAGCGTCCGCGGTTTCACCGATCTGGTCGAGGCCGTCGATGGACGCCTGTGGTTCGCCAACCGGACCGGCATCTATTCGCTCGACCCACGCCGCATCGCGCGCAACGCGCTGCCGCCGCCGGTCCTGATACGGGCAATCGCGGTGGACGGCAGACCCATAACCCCGGCGCCGTCGCTGGACTTGCCCGCCGGCACCCGCAGCCTCCAGATCGATTTCACCGCGACCAGCCTCGGCGTGCCGCGGCGCGTATCGTTCCGCTACCGCCTGGCCGGGGTCGATGCCGGCTGGGTCGATCCGGGGGCTCGGCGGCAGGCAATCTATACCGGGCTTGGCCCCGGCCGCTATCGCTTTCAGGTTATCGCCAGCAACGATGACGGCGTCTGGAACCCGACGGGCGCAATCCTGGAGATCGTCATCCCGCCGACCTTCATCGAATCGCGCCGGTTCATTCTGCTGTGCGTGGTCGCTGCGCTCGCGATCGGCTGGCTGGTCTATGCGCTGCGCATTCGCCGCCTGAACCAGCGTTTCGACGCGCTGCTGCGCGAACGGCTCAACGAACGTGAACGGATCGCGCGCGATCTGCACGACACCTTGTTGCAGGGTCTTCAGGGGCTCATGCTGCGCTTTCAAGCGGTGGCCAATCGGTTGCCGGCCGATAACACGCTGCGCGGCGCGGTCGACGATGCACTCGATCGCGCCGAGGCCGTGATCGTGGAAGGCCGCAACAAGGTGCGCGATCTGCGCAGCGAGACCAGCGACCTCCCGCTGGAGCGCCGGATAAGCGAGATGCTTGAAGCCGCGGCGCAGGACAGCGCCGTGCGAACCACGCTCACGGTTGAGGGAACCACCCGACCGCTCTCCCGCCGCGCGGCGGGAGAGGCGTCTGCGATCGCCGCGGAGGCGCTGCGCAATGCCCATCGCCACGCTGCGGCACAGCATGTCGAAGTGGTCGTTACCTATGGCCTCGCCGCGCTGACCCTGACAATTCGCGACGATGGTCGCGGCATCGATCCGGACGAAGTGGCTGCGAAGCGACGCGACGGGCATTTTGGTCTTATCGGCATGGAAGAGCGCGCGGTGCGCGCCGGCGGGACGCTGCGCATCTCCACGCGCCGCGGACGGGGCACCGAGATCGTGCTGACGATACCTGCTCTGGCCGCATATGGGCGGGGGCGCACCGCCCGCACGGTTGCCACGCACGAAGCGGACTGA
- a CDS encoding response regulator transcription factor, whose protein sequence is MPHPQPLVLIVDDDGAVRAALQELLESVGIDAVSYASPRELLAADREDRPGCLILDVRMPGGSGLELQHRLLTERDAKPIIFLTGYGDIPMSVDAMKAGAVDFLTKPVRDQTLLDAVSVGIARDRTRRAEMRITDRLLERHASLTPREREVMELVAQGRLNKQVAYDLSISEVTVKLHRGNVMRKMAVTTIGELISAWREIAAHLPVA, encoded by the coding sequence ATGCCCCATCCGCAACCGCTGGTGCTGATCGTCGACGACGACGGCGCGGTGCGCGCCGCGCTTCAGGAACTACTCGAATCGGTCGGGATCGACGCGGTCAGCTATGCCTCGCCGCGCGAGTTGCTGGCGGCAGACCGCGAGGACCGGCCGGGTTGTTTGATCCTCGACGTCCGGATGCCGGGAGGCAGCGGTCTCGAACTCCAGCATCGGCTGCTGACGGAGCGCGATGCCAAGCCGATCATATTTCTTACCGGATATGGCGACATTCCGATGTCGGTGGATGCTATGAAGGCCGGGGCGGTCGATTTTCTCACCAAGCCGGTGCGGGATCAGACTCTGCTCGACGCGGTATCGGTCGGGATCGCCCGCGACCGCACGCGCCGCGCCGAAATGCGCATCACCGATCGCCTGCTCGAGCGCCACGCATCGCTGACGCCGCGCGAGCGCGAGGTAATGGAGTTGGTCGCGCAGGGCAGGCTCAACAAGCAGGTAGCCTATGATCTTTCGATCAGCGAAGTCACGGTCAAGCTTCATCGCGGCAATGTGATGCGCAAGATGGCGGTGACCACGATCGGGGAATTGATCAGCGCCTGGAGGGAGATCGCCGCGCATCTGCCCGTGGCTTAG
- a CDS encoding alpha/beta fold hydrolase codes for MKFRNAVLAAVATVAVSLPNVAQAQTVTNIVLVHGAFADGSGWKGVYDELTSRGYRVSIVQNPLTSFEDDVAATNRVLARQDGPTILVGHSYGGSVITQAGGNEKVVGLVYVAAFAPDVGKSTLDQYAEVAPPPNFLPEETADGFATLSKEKFKAGFAGDTSDAVAAFLRDSQVPVAMAALGARVTVAAWKTKPSWAVVATEDGAIDPKLLRSTARRIGAIATEVRGSHVVFLTQPKAVADVIEQAAKGARSAKAPARN; via the coding sequence ATGAAGTTTCGAAACGCCGTTCTCGCCGCTGTAGCGACGGTTGCAGTCAGCCTTCCGAATGTCGCGCAGGCGCAGACCGTCACGAATATCGTGCTCGTCCACGGCGCCTTCGCGGACGGATCGGGGTGGAAAGGGGTGTATGACGAGCTCACGTCTCGCGGCTACCGCGTCAGCATCGTGCAGAACCCGCTGACCTCGTTCGAGGACGACGTGGCGGCAACCAACCGGGTGCTCGCGCGACAGGACGGCCCGACAATTCTCGTCGGGCACAGCTATGGCGGCAGTGTCATTACCCAGGCCGGCGGCAACGAGAAGGTGGTCGGCCTTGTCTATGTGGCCGCCTTTGCGCCCGACGTCGGCAAATCCACGCTCGACCAATATGCCGAGGTCGCGCCCCCGCCCAATTTCCTGCCCGAGGAAACCGCCGACGGTTTCGCGACGCTCAGCAAGGAGAAATTCAAGGCAGGCTTCGCGGGCGACACCAGCGACGCGGTCGCGGCTTTCCTGCGCGATAGCCAGGTGCCGGTGGCGATGGCGGCGCTTGGCGCCAGGGTCACGGTTGCAGCGTGGAAGACCAAGCCCAGCTGGGCGGTGGTGGCGACCGAGGATGGAGCGATCGACCCAAAATTGTTGCGCAGCACGGCGCGTCGCATCGGCGCCATCGCCACCGAAGTGCGGGGAAGCCATGTCGTGTTCCTCACCCAGCCCAAGGCAGTGGCGGACGTCATCGAACAGGCGGCAAAGGGCGCACGGAGCGCGAAGGCGCCCGCACGCAACTGA
- a CDS encoding GMC family oxidoreductase — MGCNPHSRHDCSPERPSSDSTRPEAAGLPRSVEMSSVTDQAEFQERANANQARLAAALKPTYDVIVCGAGASGSVVAARLAENPDVQVLLIEAGGSDDVEAVLDPGQWPVNLASERVWPFQAITNPHLNGRAIPMPMGKVLGGGSSVNVMLWARGHRSDWDFFAAEAGDDEWGYENVLGIYRRIENWQGAPNTQYRGDSGPVWVEPASDPSPVAQAMLGAAAELGIPTFDSPNGRMMEGPGGAAITDLLIRDGRRHSLFRAYVQPILGKPNLTVLTDTMVRRVILDGKRATGVEFERGGERLTIGARMEVVLSLGAIQTPKLLMHSGIGDQAELNRVGIPVVQHLPGVGQNFQDHVSFGCTWEYNEPIAPRNGGSEASLYWKSRPDLDAPDILFCQVEFPVPSERTAALGVPEHGWTMFAGLAQPKSRGRLLLRDSDALAPLEIDANMLSDPEDVRAAARCVELCRELGNAQAFRPFVKREAMPGDLKGEAMADYIRDAAVTYWHQTCTAKMGRDAMSVVDGSLRVYGVEGLRIVDGSIMPRVTTGNTQAPCAVIGERAAEMIRATHRF, encoded by the coding sequence TTGGGCTGTAACCCACACTCCCGCCACGATTGTTCGCCGGAGCGGCCCTCGTCAGATTCCACACGTCCCGAGGCCGCCGGTCTCCCAAGGAGTGTAGAGATGTCGAGCGTAACGGATCAGGCGGAGTTTCAGGAAAGGGCCAATGCCAACCAGGCGCGTCTGGCGGCTGCGTTGAAGCCCACTTATGACGTCATCGTCTGCGGCGCCGGCGCATCCGGCTCGGTCGTCGCCGCACGTCTGGCGGAAAATCCCGACGTCCAGGTCCTGCTGATTGAGGCCGGCGGCAGCGACGACGTCGAGGCCGTGCTCGATCCTGGGCAATGGCCGGTCAACCTCGCCAGCGAGCGGGTCTGGCCGTTTCAGGCGATCACCAACCCCCATCTGAACGGGCGCGCAATCCCCATGCCGATGGGCAAGGTGCTGGGCGGCGGATCGAGCGTCAACGTGATGCTATGGGCGCGCGGCCATCGCAGCGACTGGGATTTCTTCGCCGCCGAGGCCGGCGATGATGAATGGGGGTATGAGAATGTCCTCGGCATCTATCGCCGGATCGAAAACTGGCAGGGTGCGCCGAATACCCAGTATCGCGGCGATTCCGGCCCGGTCTGGGTCGAGCCGGCCTCTGATCCCAGCCCGGTCGCGCAGGCGATGCTGGGCGCCGCCGCGGAGCTTGGCATCCCGACCTTCGACAGCCCCAATGGACGCATGATGGAAGGGCCCGGCGGGGCCGCGATCACCGACCTGCTCATTCGCGACGGCCGCCGCCATTCGCTGTTCCGTGCCTATGTGCAACCGATCCTGGGCAAACCCAATCTGACGGTGCTGACCGACACAATGGTGCGACGGGTGATCCTGGACGGCAAACGCGCGACGGGGGTGGAGTTCGAACGGGGTGGCGAACGCCTGACGATCGGTGCGCGAATGGAAGTGGTGCTTTCGCTGGGCGCGATTCAGACTCCGAAGCTATTGATGCACTCTGGAATTGGCGACCAGGCCGAACTCAACCGCGTCGGGATTCCTGTCGTGCAGCACCTGCCGGGGGTGGGGCAGAATTTTCAGGACCATGTGTCGTTCGGCTGCACCTGGGAATATAACGAACCGATCGCGCCCCGGAACGGAGGAAGCGAAGCATCGCTATATTGGAAGAGCCGGCCCGATCTGGATGCTCCGGACATCCTGTTCTGCCAGGTCGAGTTTCCGGTTCCGAGCGAGCGTACCGCCGCGCTGGGCGTGCCGGAGCATGGCTGGACGATGTTCGCCGGTCTGGCGCAGCCGAAGAGCCGAGGCCGACTGCTGCTGCGTGATTCCGACGCTCTGGCGCCCCTGGAGATCGACGCGAACATGCTGTCCGACCCCGAGGACGTGCGCGCCGCCGCGCGCTGTGTCGAGTTGTGCCGCGAGCTGGGCAATGCGCAGGCGTTTCGACCTTTCGTGAAACGCGAAGCGATGCCCGGCGACCTCAAGGGGGAAGCGATGGCCGACTATATCCGAGATGCGGCGGTGACTTATTGGCATCAGACCTGCACGGCGAAGATGGGGCGCGATGCCATGTCCGTCGTCGATGGTTCGCTCAGAGTTTATGGTGTCGAGGGTCTGCGCATCGTAGACGGCTCGATCATGCCGCGTGTCACGACGGGTAACACGCAGGCACCGTGCGCGGTCATCGGCGAACGTGCTGCGGAAATGATCCGCGCGACCCACCGATTTTGA
- a CDS encoding RidA family protein, which translates to MFGRPILSAIPVLIAGAFSAQAQEIQRHERHATLPIVAAVTVPATAETLYLSGEVASLPSGAAHADTPQAYGDTEAQTMIVLRKIEQTLARHGYGLGDVVKLPVFLVGVPERQGRLDMAGFTRGYLRFFGTAEQPNLVARTTVQVAALGNPGYLVEIEAVAAKSRRNGERSPPN; encoded by the coding sequence ATGTTCGGCAGACCCATTCTTTCGGCGATCCCCGTACTTATCGCCGGTGCTTTCAGTGCGCAGGCACAGGAAATCCAACGTCACGAGCGGCACGCCACGCTCCCGATCGTGGCAGCGGTCACAGTGCCGGCAACGGCTGAAACCCTGTATCTCAGCGGCGAAGTGGCGTCGCTGCCCAGCGGAGCCGCGCACGCCGACACGCCGCAAGCATATGGCGATACCGAGGCCCAGACCATGATCGTGCTCCGCAAGATCGAGCAGACGCTTGCCCGCCACGGCTATGGTCTCGGCGATGTGGTGAAGCTGCCCGTGTTCCTCGTCGGCGTGCCTGAACGGCAGGGCCGGCTTGATATGGCGGGGTTCACGCGCGGCTATCTCCGCTTCTTCGGGACGGCAGAACAGCCCAATCTGGTAGCTCGAACGACGGTGCAGGTCGCTGCATTGGGCAATCCGGGTTACCTGGTCGAGATCGAGGCGGTCGCGGCCAAGAGCCGCCGCAACGGGGAGCGCTCGCCCCCTAATTAG
- a CDS encoding PAS domain-containing sensor histidine kinase, with translation MLTGRPITRASAEHLPAFAWRADFAGNFLHLDPRFLEWQGARIEDHRVNADGSFNYVDAVHPDDAVAALGAWAESLRTGKPYFSQQRMRGADGSYRWCQCDGVPVRDASGAITDWYGTIIDIDEFKRLETILREREHELVRLADTVPVLIWSTTATGEPVFINRRLSEWAGIELADLDDPDRSRLAAAVAQTVHPEDAVAVGAALGNAFATGAPFAMRYRHRCADGSYRWVEGKAEPLCDDVGRIVRWYGVSRDIEDELRDREALRTARERLARASQAANLSALSASIAHEVSQPLAAVVTNAQACQRWLAADPPNLDRARQIIARIVRDGFAGAQVVDRIRALFCQTGEQRIPGQLNHIVAEAHALLDDEMRAHGVEVSMSLDPDLPPLAVDRVQIQQLLVNLMRNGAEAMEESAVRRLELATRRTDTHMCLEVRDFGSGFDDADAAFEPFVTTKAQGMGMGLAICRSIARAHGGDLQAEPAAPQGTRMLFSLPLPA, from the coding sequence ATGCTAACCGGACGCCCCATCACCCGCGCTTCCGCCGAGCACCTGCCCGCCTTCGCCTGGCGCGCCGATTTTGCAGGCAACTTCCTGCATCTCGATCCGCGCTTCCTCGAATGGCAGGGCGCGCGGATCGAGGACCATCGCGTCAATGCCGATGGCAGCTTCAACTATGTCGATGCGGTGCACCCCGACGACGCCGTCGCTGCGCTGGGCGCCTGGGCCGAGAGCCTGCGCACGGGAAAGCCCTATTTCTCGCAGCAGCGCATGCGTGGCGCCGACGGATCCTATCGCTGGTGCCAATGCGACGGCGTTCCGGTGCGCGATGCCAGCGGCGCGATCACCGACTGGTATGGCACGATCATCGATATCGACGAATTCAAGCGCCTCGAGACCATATTGCGCGAGCGCGAGCACGAGCTCGTTCGGCTGGCGGACACGGTGCCGGTGCTGATCTGGAGCACCACCGCCACCGGTGAGCCCGTGTTCATCAATCGCCGGCTGTCCGAATGGGCCGGGATCGAACTGGCCGATCTCGACGACCCCGACCGGTCGCGGCTTGCAGCGGCAGTCGCGCAGACCGTGCATCCCGAGGACGCAGTTGCGGTGGGCGCGGCGCTGGGCAATGCGTTCGCCACCGGCGCGCCCTTCGCGATGCGCTATCGCCATCGTTGCGCGGATGGCAGCTATCGCTGGGTGGAGGGCAAGGCTGAGCCGCTCTGCGACGATGTGGGGCGGATCGTTCGCTGGTACGGCGTATCACGCGACATCGAGGACGAACTTCGTGATCGCGAGGCGCTACGCACCGCGCGCGAGCGGCTGGCGCGTGCCTCGCAGGCGGCTAACCTGTCAGCGCTTTCGGCGTCGATCGCGCACGAGGTCAGCCAGCCGCTCGCCGCGGTCGTCACCAATGCCCAGGCGTGCCAGCGCTGGCTGGCGGCAGACCCGCCCAATCTCGACCGGGCGCGCCAGATCATCGCCCGTATCGTCCGCGACGGCTTTGCCGGCGCGCAGGTGGTCGATCGGATTCGCGCGCTGTTCTGCCAGACCGGCGAGCAGCGTATACCCGGCCAGCTCAACCATATCGTCGCCGAAGCGCACGCGCTGCTCGACGATGAGATGCGTGCGCATGGGGTGGAGGTGTCGATGTCGCTGGATCCCGACCTCCCGCCCCTTGCCGTCGATCGGGTCCAGATCCAGCAGCTGCTGGTCAATCTGATGCGCAACGGCGCGGAGGCCATGGAGGAAAGCGCGGTCCGCCGCCTGGAGCTCGCGACGCGCCGCACCGACACGCATATGTGCCTCGAGGTCCGCGATTTCGGCAGTGGCTTCGACGACGCCGACGCTGCCTTCGAGCCCTTCGTCACCACCAAGGCGCAGGGCATGGGCATGGGCCTGGCGATCTGCCGCTCGATCGCGCGTGCCCATGGCGGCGACCTCCAGGCCGAGCCAGCGGCGCCGCAGGGTACGCGCATGCTGTTCTCGCTCCCCCTCCCCGCATGA
- a CDS encoding response regulator transcription factor: protein MAVLLESQPDMLLVGEASDGADAVRRYAALRPDVTLMDLQMPGMGGVAAIRAIREDYPRARILVLTTYDGDAQAAEALRAGAAGFLLKTTLRRELLDTIRVIHAGRRHVPAAIAQQIALHAGDESLSAREQAVLALVAEGLANKEVAWELGVAEDTIKTHLKNIFAKLGVSDRTLAVTTAMRRGILSGAASPN from the coding sequence GTGGCAGTGTTGCTGGAGAGCCAGCCAGACATGCTCCTCGTCGGCGAAGCGAGTGATGGTGCCGATGCCGTCCGCCGCTATGCCGCGCTGCGTCCGGATGTGACGCTGATGGATCTGCAGATGCCCGGAATGGGCGGGGTGGCCGCAATCCGCGCGATCCGCGAGGACTATCCACGCGCGCGTATCCTGGTGCTTACCACCTATGACGGCGATGCCCAGGCGGCGGAGGCGCTGCGCGCGGGCGCGGCGGGCTTCCTGCTCAAGACCACGCTGCGTCGGGAATTGCTCGACACGATCCGGGTCATCCATGCCGGGCGCCGGCACGTCCCGGCGGCGATCGCCCAGCAAATCGCGCTCCATGCCGGTGACGAGTCGCTGAGCGCGCGCGAGCAGGCGGTGCTGGCGCTCGTAGCCGAGGGTCTCGCCAACAAGGAAGTCGCGTGGGAACTCGGCGTGGCGGAGGACACGATCAAGACGCACCTCAAGAACATCTTTGCCAAGCTGGGCGTATCGGATCGCACCCTCGCGGTGACTACCGCGATGCGCCGCGGTATCCTGAGCGGCGCGGCCTCGCCTAATTAG